One genomic window of Glycine soja cultivar W05 chromosome 9, ASM419377v2, whole genome shotgun sequence includes the following:
- the LOC114425448 gene encoding thymidine kinase a-like: protein MKSLLNPKFSALSPKASPFALFSLPSSRFSFRSNPRRIPNRLLRLNPSPCSSNNFCCTIQNRSLQTEPSPPPSGEIHVIVGPMFAGKTTSLLRRIQSETTNGRNVAIIKSSKDTRYGLDSIVTHDGAELPCWALENLSSFKQKFGIDAYEKLDVIGIDEAQFFDDLYEFCLQAADHDGKTVIVAGLDGNYLRRSFGSVLDIIPLADSVTKLTARCEICGKRACFTLRKTQDKQIELIGGVDVYMPVCRQHYVSGQVAMEATRHVLESHKVECASHT, encoded by the exons ATGAAGTCCCTTCTCAACCCAAAGTTCTCAGCTTTATCTCCCAAAGCTTCTCCTTTTGCTCTGTTCTCACTTCCTTCTTCTCGATTCTCCTTCCGCAGCAACCCGCGTCGAATCCCCAATCGTCTTCTTCGCCTCAACCCATCACCCTGTTCGTCCAATAATTTCTGTTGCACCATTCAAAATCGAAGTTTGCAAACGGAGCCCTCGCCGCCTCCCTCCGGCGAGATTCACGTCATTGTGGGGCCCATGTTCGCCGGAAAAACCACATCGCTCCTTCGTCGGATTCAGTCGGAAACCACCAACGGCAG AAATGTAGCAATAATTAAATCAAGCAAGGATACAAGATATGGATTAGACTCAATTGTTACACACGATGGTGCAGAATTACCATGTTGGGCACTGGAAAACTTATCTTCATTCAAGCAGAAGTTTGGAATTGATGCTTATGAGAAG CTGGATGTGATTGGTATTGATGAAGCTCAATTCTTTGATGACCTTTATGAATTCTGTCTTCAAGCTGCTGATCATGATGGAAAAACAGTAATAGTTGCTGGACTAGATGGTAACTATTTGAG GAGGAGCTTTGGTTCCGTCCTTGATATAATTCCCCTTGCTGATTCAGTAACCAAGTTAACTGCCAGATGTGAAATCTGTGGGAAGCGTGCTTGCTTTACCCTGAGGAAGACACAGGATAAGCAGATTGAGCTGATTGGTGGTGTTGATGTCTACATGCCTGTGTGTCGCCAGCACTATGTCAGTGGACAGGTAGCCATGGAAGCCACAAGGCATGTCCTTGAATCTCACAAGGTTGAATGTGCCTCCCATACATAA
- the LOC114367789 gene encoding U-box domain-containing protein 4-like: MVSLEESRSNSSRFPLARSYQYHSSVSSKTQRHIGRSMRTIRSSFFQDDNSSSCCSFTEKSTCLSENLTDSVVDLRLGELALRNSKSVKSSPAEEDLLDLSQAFSDFSACSSDISGELQRLATLPSPKKSDVSGDNEAPELEIEPCMGFLQRENFSTEIIESISPEDLQPTVKMCIDGLQSQSVAVKRSAAAKLRLLAKNRADNRVLIAESGAVPVLVPLLRCSDPWTQEHAVTALLNLSLHEDNKMLITNAGAVKSLIYVLKTGTETSKQNAACALLSLALVEENKGSIGASGAIPPLVSLLLNGSSRGKKDALTTLYKLCSVRQNKERAVSAGAVKPLVELVAEQGNGMAEKAMVVLNSLAGIQEGKDAIVEEGGIAALVEAIEDGSVKGKEFAVLTLLQLCVDSVINRGFLVREGGIPPLVALSQTGSARAKHKAETLLRYLREPRQEAASTSSS; the protein is encoded by the exons ATGGTTTCGCTGGAGGAATCTCGCTCTAATTCGAGCCGTTTCCCCTTGGCGAGGAGTTACCAGTACCACTCCTCGGTTTCGTCCAAAACGCAGCGTCACATCGGAAGGTCCATGCGCACGATACGCTCCAGTTTCTTCCAGGACGACAACAGCAGCAGCTGCTGCTCCTTCACCGAGAAATCCACGTGTCTCTCGGAGAACCTCACCGACTCCGTCGTCGACCTCCGTCTCGGCGAGCTCGCGCTTCGGAACAGCAAATCGGTGAAATCCTCTCCGGCTGAGGAGGACCTCCTCGATTTGTCGCAGGCCTTCAGCGACTTCTCCGCCTGCAGCAGCGACATCTCCGGCGAGCTACAGCGCCTCGCGACGCTGCCGTCGCCGAAGAAGAGCGACGTCTCCGGCGATAATGAGGCGCCGGAGCTGGAGATTGAGCCCTGCATGGGGTTCCTGCAGAGGGAGAACTTCTCCACGGAGATTATCGAGAGCATTTCGCCGGAGGATCTCCAGCCGACGGTGAAAATGTGCATCGACGGCCTCCAGTCGCAGTCGGTAGCGGTGAAGCGCTCCGCGGCGGCGAAACTCCGGCTACTAGCCAAAAACCGCGCCGACAATCGCGTTCTGATCGCGGAGTCGGGCGCCGTCCCCGTCCTCGTTCCGCTTCTCCGGTGCAGCGATCCGTGGACGCAGGAACACGCTGTCACCGCACTGTTAAACCTCTCTCTCCACGAGGACAACAAAATGCTGATAACCAATGCCGGAGCAGTTAAGTCTCTGATTTATGTTCTAAAAACCGGAACTGAAACTTCGAAGCAGAACGCGGCCTGTGCGCTCTTAAGCCTTGCATTGGTGGAAGAGAACAAGGGCTCGATCGGGGCTTCCGGTGCGATACCGCCGCTGGTTTCTTTGCTTCTGAACGGTTCGAGCAGAGGGAAGAAGGACGCGCTGACGACGCTTTATAAGCTGTGTTCTGTTAGGCAGAACAAGGAGAGAGCGGTGAGTGCCGGCGCAGTGAAGCCGCTGGTGGAGCTCGTGGCGGAACAGGGGAACGGCATGGCGGAGAAGGCCATGGTGGTGCTGAACAGCCTGGCGGGGATTCAGGAAGGGAAGGACGCGATTGTGGAAGAAGGCGGAATTGCTGCTCTTGTGGAAGCTATTGAGGATGGGTCTGTGAAAGGGAAGGAATTCGCGGTTTTGACCCTTCTTCAGCTCTGTGTTGATAGTGTCATAAACAGAGGGTTTCTTGTTAGAGAGGGTGGGATTCCTCCTCTCGTTGCTCTTTCTCAGACTGGGAGTGCTCGAGCTAAGCACAAG GCTGAAACGCTTCTTCGATATTTGAGGGAACCAAGACAAGAGGCAGCATCTACTTCAAGTTCTTAG
- the LOC114367223 gene encoding inositol transporter 4, giving the protein MDERVASKTEFTECWRRTTESPYIMRLALSAGIGGLLFGYDTGVISGALLYIRDDFDQVDKKTWLQETIVSMAVAGAIIGAALGGWINDKLGRKRTILVADVVFFIGALVMSLAPSPWVIIVGRVFVGLGVGMASMTAPLYISEASPAKIRGALVSINAFLITGGQFLSYLVNLAFTKAPGTWRWMLGVAGVPAVIQFVLMLSLPESPRWLYRQNKEEEAKHILSKIYRPSEVEEEMRAMQESVEAERAEEGLIGHSLAQKLKNVLANDVVRRALYAGITVQVAQQLVGINTVMYYSPTIVQFAGIASNSTALALSLVTSGLNAVGSILSMLFIDRYGRRKLMLISMIGIIVCLIMLSVTFNQAAHHAPAISNQDTLSFGANSTCQAYTKAPNFSSWNCMHCLQVDCAFCASSESDVLPGACLAADKSMRGMCQAQNRVWFSKGCPSKIGILAVVILGLYIIAYSPGMGTVPWVLNSEIYPLRFRGIGGGIAAVSNWCANLIVSESFLSMTKTLGTCGTFLLFAGFSLIGLVAIYALVPETKGLQFEEVEKMLQKGFKPFPFNRKNEDNKGKEQDLA; this is encoded by the exons ATGGATGAAAGGGTCGCAAGCAAGACCGAGTTCACAGAATGCTGGCGCAGAACAACTGAATCACCTTACATCATGCGCCTTGCTTTATCTGCTGGCATAGGGGGTCTCCTCTTTGGTTATGATACAG GGGTGATTTCTGGGGCCTTGTTATACATCCGTGATGATTTTGACCAAGTTGACAAGAAAACATGGCTTCAA GAAACCATTGTGAGTATGGCTGTTGCTGGAGCCATAATTGGTGCTGCATTGGGAGGGTGGATAAATGACAAGCTAGGGAGAAAGAGAACTATTTTGGTGGCTGATGTTGTATTCTTTATTGGTGCTTTGGTTATGTCCCTTGCTCCTTCTCCATGGGTCATCATTGTTGGTAGAGTGTTTGTTGGTTTGGGAGTTGGAATGGCATCTATGACAGCCCCTCTATACATCTCTGAAGCTTCCCCAGCTAAGATCAGAGGTGCTCTAGTCAGTATCAATGCTTTTCTCATCACTGGTGGCCAATTTCTGTCTTACCTCGTCAATTTGGCATTCACCAAG GCGCCTGGAACCTGGCGTTGGATGCTTGGGGTGGCAGGAGTTCCCGCTGTGATACAGTTCGTGTTAATGTTGTCCCTCCCTGAGTCACCTAGATGGCTCTATAGACAG AACAAGGAAGAGGAGGCAAAGCATATTCTGTCAAAAATCTACCGTCCCAGTGAAGTTGAAGAGGAAATGAGAGCCATGCAAGAATCAGTTGAAGCGGAGAGGGCAGAGGAAGGTTTGATTGGGCATAGTCTAGCACAGAAACTGAAGAATGTTTTGGCTAATGATGTAGTTCGAAGAGCACTCTATGCGGGCATCACTGTCCAAGTGGCTCAGCAGCTTGTTGGCATCAATACTGTAATGTATTACAGCCCAACCATAGTTCAGTTTGCTGGAATTGCTTCCAACTCCACAGCTCTTGCCCTTTCTCTGGTTACTTCTGGTTTGAATGCTGTTGGATCTATCTTGAGCATGCTTTTTATTGATAGATATGGAAGGAGAAAGTTGATGCTCATATCCATGATTGGCATAATCGTTTGCCTCATAATGTTAAGTGTTACATTTAACCAAGCAGCTCATCATGCTCCTGCCATCAGTAACCAGGATACCCTTAGCTTTGGTGCTAACTCTACATGCCAGGCTTACACAAAGGCCCCAAATTTCTCCTCATGGAACTGCATGCATTGTTTGCAAGTGGACTGTGCCTTTTGTGCCAGCAGCGAGAGTGAT GTTCTTCCGGGAGCATGCTTGGCAGCAGACAAGAGTATGAGAGGCATGTGTCAAGCACAAAATCGTGTATGGTTTTCTAAGGGTTGTCCAAGCAAAATTGGAATCCTTGCTGTTGTAATACTTGGATTGTATATCATAGCATACTCTCCTGGAATGGGAACTGTGCCTTGGGTTCTAAACTCTGAGATTTATCCATTGAGGTTCAGAGGTATTGGTGGGGGTATAGCAGCAGTTTCCAACTGGTGTGCTAATCTCATTGTGAGTGAGTCATTCTTAAGCATGACAAAAACTCTAGGCACTTGTGGCACATTCCTCCTCTTTGCAGGGTTCTCCCTTATAGGACTTGTGGCCATCTATGCATTAGTGCCTGAAACCAAAGGCCTTCAGTTTGAGGAGGTGGAGAAAATGCTTCAGAAAGGCTTCAAACCTTTCCCATTTAACAGAAAAAATGAGGATAACAAAGGGAAAGAACAAGACTTGGCTTAA